The Melopsittacus undulatus isolate bMelUnd1 chromosome 17, bMelUnd1.mat.Z, whole genome shotgun sequence DNA window ggctgtgctggacCAGGCCCCATTGATGGCTGTGGAAGAACAGCCTCAAGATTCccctgtgtcatggtttaaaccaagtccacacacagctcattcactcactccccccccactcccccaactcccagagagttaggaaggagaatccaaagcatgtagcccccacgggttgggataagcacagtttaatagctgaggtataacacaaatcactactgctgctactactcaaaacatactttgctatcagcaaccgttcccagccccaaagtcaaaccacagaatGCATCAGTACCAAGGAGGGgtaaatgactgctactgctgaacccaggacaccctgcAAGTCCTGCATGCCATTCAGCACAGGTATAAACCTCCCCAGGCATAGAACCAATGGCTGCTGCAGTGTCCCTGAACCAGCTCACACAGGAGGAAGCTGAGGCCCAGGTTAGCTTGTGTCAGTGATGGAGCCACAAGTACTGGATCTGCTGCCACCTTTGGAGGGGTGGAAGGAGCCGCAAGGGGCTgagcaggggatgtggggcagggagagccccatCCTGAGCCCTTGCTGCTGTAGCTCATTGCTGGCTGCTTGTCTTCGTGTCTGGGTGTACCCGGGAACAGCTCTGGGAGGGAaatggctgccccatccctggcagtgctcaaggccacgttggggcttggagcagctgctccagtggaaggggtccctgcccgtggcaagaggctggagctggatggggttcagggttagggttagggttagggttaggctgccTCCCACCCCAACCCATCCTGGGGCCCTGTGCTCCTCCTGGTGCAGACCCTGACCCTGACCCCACCCCCCTCGTGTCCGGAGCCTCGAGCTCCGTTGGGCTTTTTGCTCCTTCTCGTCCCCCGTccggccccagccccagccccggccccggctccTCCTCCGCCCTGCGGCTGCGCGGCTTGGCCCTGCCCGGAGCGCAGCGATGGTGAGCGGGGGGCTGCGGGAGCGGGGCCCGGGGGGGCCGGAGGGCAGCGGAGCCCCGGATGGCACCGGAGCCTCggatggcagcacagcctctgGAGCTCCGCAGCCCCGGACACCGCAGCGCTGTCTCTGCCCGCAGGTGCCCGAGCTGAGGAACGCCAGTGTCCGTATCCAACACCCGGAGCGTGCGGCCGCGATCATCCGGTCCCTCAAGGAGCAGGGGCCGAGCAAACTGCAGGTACCGGccccggggctggggggggggggggggggggggttggggtgcTCCGTGTCCCGGCTGCGCCCAACCCGGTGCCGGGAGCGCCGGCCCCGCGCTGGGCACATGGAGAAGCTCCAGAGGAGAGGCAGGACCTGGGGATTGGCCCTTTCCTTCCCTGGTAATGCAAGATACGAACACGAGCGATGCCCAAACACCCCCTCTGCCCACGGCGGGGTCAGCAGGAGGGAGCCTTTTGGTGCTGCCACACGCCCTGAGACGGGGGTGCTCTGTCCCGGACGGGGATGGCACCACACGGAGGCAGGAGCATCCGCATCCATTGCTGTGCTCTGCCCCCTGCCCTGGACCTTGCACCCTCGCAGTGCTTTGCCTCGGTAAGGGCAGAGCGCTCTGCCTCATGCAGCTCTGGGCTCCTCTCACCCTCCCAGGTCATCTCCGACTTCGACATGACCCTGAGCAGGTTCTGGTGCCACGGCCGGCGCTGCCCCACCTCGCACAGTGAGTCTGaccctggcactgctgctgcttgatCCCCGTGTCTGTGCTCAGGTCTCTATGTCCCCCGTTTGCCTCCTCGCATCCCTGCCCATCTGCTCCTCCCCTCCCTCGGTGCAGCTCCTTGGGCAGCCCTGTGGCAGCTGCCTCccggccctgctgctgctcctcactgtATGCGGATGCTGCTCTTGAGCAGCCTTGTGCCtttgggaagggctggagctgggatgcagggtAACCGCCTgttgggagctgctgggctgcagctggtTCTCACTGTCCTTGCAGATATCCTCAGCGACAGCCGCGTTATCAGCGAGGACGGCAGGAAGCAGGTGGGTGCCTGttgctgctcagtgctgtgggGTTCATCCCTATCACCCGGCATCAGGAGGCTCCTGTGGCAGCTCCCCAGGCTGTGTCCAGGCTGCACCTCAGCCACCACTGATGGAAGGGGGGTTACAAAGGGAGGTTTCCATGTGCCTGCTCGCTGTTGTTCACcctgcccttccccatctctccacCACCAGCTCAAGGATCTGCTGCACTATTACTATCCCATTGAAATCGATCCCAACCGCACCCCGGAAGAGAAACAGCCTCTCATGGTGGAGTGGTGAGTGCTTGGATGGGATGAGCTTCACCTTGTCCCGGCACCTTCTGCCTGAGGTCAACAAGACACAGGCTCGAGGTGTCCCTGGGCTTGGTGGCAGGGCCGGAGCtttccttgcccagagggtgctTTGGGAAgctccttctctgcctttcccCAGGTGGAGCAGGGTCCATGAGCTCCTGGTACAGCAGAACATCCATAAGGAGGACATAGCCCAGATCGTCAGGGAGTCAGGAGTGATGCTCAGGTACAGGCTGCAGGcgcctgcagcaggcagggtgTGGGGGCAGAGCCAGGCCCTTGGCTCAGCATCAGGTGTCACCCACAGCACAAACCCATTGTGCTAATGCTTGCCCTTAAACCTGGCCTTGAGGGGATGGGATACCCTGTAACAGGCACCTCTGCTCTAGGGATGGGTTCAAGGAGTGGTTTGATCAGCTCCATGAGCACAACGTGCCCCTGTTCATCTTCTCCGCTGGCGTCGGTGATGTCCTTGAGGAGATAATCCGTCAGGCCAACGTCTTCCATGCAAACATCAACGTGGTCTCCAACTACATGGACTTTGATGAGAACGTGAGTTCCTGcatcccgtgtgtgtgtgtggatgtggaGTGGAGGCTTTGGCTGCATGTGCTTAAAGGCACCGCTAGGTTCAGAGCTGCCTCTTTGATCCCTGTGGATGGAGCTGACTGCTGTGACCATCTCCATGCTCCATGGCTGCTGGGTTTCCTTGGGGTATCCCGGAGATGAGGGTTGGTGCCCTGAGCATCCCCCTTGCAGGAAGGGAGCTGAGGCTGAGGCACATGGAGGGGTTTGTCCTGTTTGCACAGGGAGTCCTCAGGTGCTTCAAGGGACCTCTCATCCACACCTACAACAAGAACAACAGTGTCCTGCAGGGCACCGAGTActtccagcagctcagcacccGCACGAGCATCATCCTGCTGGGGGACTCCATGGGTGACCTGACCATGGCAGATGGTGTTCCCAACGTGGAGAACATCCTCAAGATTGGCTTCCTCAATGACAAGGTGGGAGTGAGGAGCAgttcctgctgccctgctgcttctctatgtgcaaaggcagcagagaggggctggCCACTGCCCCAGTGACTTGGGGGGCATCATCACTGTGGTCCCTGACCCCTCTCTgtggtgctgtgggtgcagcaGCTTCATTCTCAgccctccctgctccatcccattgcTGCAGGTGGAAGAGCGGATGGGGAAGTACCTGGATGCCTATGACATCGTGCTGGAGAGGGACGAGACGCTGGATGTGGCCAACGGGATCCTCCGCTACATCCTTACGGAGACCTGAGCTGGGAAGGCTCCAGTAGCTCCGCAGCCGATGTCCTGCCCTGGAGCTGATCTTCCGGTACCTACACCTGCCACTGGGCAGGCTCCTGCCCCGTTACACATCCTGACCTCACTCAACCCCcttgagcagccctggaggtgGAGGAAGCTGCTCCCCTCCCTTCACCCCATCTGCTGCTTCCACATCTGCTGCTTCCCACTCAGACTTCATCTCCATCACACTGCACATCCCACTTGGACTTCATCCCATTCAGGCTCCATCCCACTCGGACAACCCCTTTTATGTCTCAGGTAGAGATGCTCTGCACTTGCTGCAGTGGTTGAGCACGGAAGTGGAGATCATTTGCTGTAGTTTGAGGACAGATGGAAGTGGTTTCATTTCCTCCCTATGAAAATGAGTCTCTTCTGTTGTCTCTGGGCTGCCAAGTGCCCGGCTGAGCTCCAGCATCACCCACCCCATGTGCCCCATGGacaccctgcagctcccagccctgctgttcctcagtgccagggctgctgcatctctgctcccagctgcaggTACCCCCATCCCGGATGGAGCCACCGGGCGCTGCAGCATCatcatccccctgtgctggagcatcCCAGGAGCAGAGGTTTGGTTCCAGTCCTGCCTgacccagcagtgctggagcctgGACCCCCCTGCACGAGGACTGTTCCATGGCAGAGTAACCTGAGACAAAGCAAACTCCTTGGAAACCAGTGGAGATGATTTATTTGGTGGAAGGCAGCAGTTGTTGGAGGGGCTCGTTGGGACCTGTTGCACTCTTCTGTTCTTGCATCTGTTTTACCTGCAAGATGATTTCAGAGGCAGTTTTGGGCTGATTCATCTCCTCTGTGAGGGCTgttgctgtggggcagggaggatgCTGCTCCCTGAGGTTTCCTGCTCCCAAAGGCAAACAAGGGCTGTGCCAAGTCCCTGCTGCCTTGGGGGGTGCTGGGTTTTCTGAAGCAGCAAATGCCTGCAGGACCTTGGGGTGTTGCCCTGGGACCTGAGCCCCCTCCAGCCTCTTGTCCCAgggaggatgctgggggggggggcctggAGCATTAAAGGCTTctctttatttctcctctctaaAGAGGAGGGAGAAGCCCCCAGCCCCAAACCACACTgcgctgctgcagcagtgaggggcagctccctcctgcctgccgTGGGGCAGCACATGGAGCAGGACGTGCAGTCACtggctggggaggaaggggatggcaatggggatgctgctgccctgtggggagctgggagcaggggggcaGAGTGGGGTttggcagcagggaagggctccaGGGTCTGGCTCCACAGCAGAGGTACCATCCGCAGGGcgcagtgggatggggatgtgggtgctgctgtccccagggTGGATGGAGACCCTGTGTGGGTGTTTCCCACCTTCTTGCCTGGGTTTATTTGCTGGGGGTTGGTGTTTTCCTGCCCAAAGGAGCATCAAAACCCCCTCAGTTAATGAATGGGAGGGGAACCCCCAAATGCTCCCCCTGGAagggctggggaagggcagGGGCAGGTTCCTGAGGAGGCCAGGACGAGTCCTGTGcgcagggaagagcaggagctgctcctcagagcTCCTCGTGGATCTTCTCCTGGTCCTCATCCGCCTTCAGCTTCAGCTCCTCGGGGGTGATCCTCCCGTCCTGGTTGCGGTCCTGGTTCCTGAACATGTCAGCGATGACTTTGTCCGGGTCGGAGCTGGGCATGAGCCTCCCCTTCCCTTCGGCCACCTGGGTCTTGATGAAGGTGGAGAACTGCAGCGGGGACAGGGGGAAGCTGCTTCACTCCTGCGCAGCCCTGGGTGCCTGCATCCGGCATccctgggatgctgctcccCACCGTGGGGTCCCCGGAGccactgggggcactgggagcccTCACTCACCTCCTCCGCCGGGATCTCCCCGTCCTTGTTGAGGTCCATGTGCTCATAGAGCCCGTCCGGGGGCTCCCCGTGCCAGATGAACAGGTATCCCTCAGGAACACCCTCCTCCATGGAGATCAGCTCCACCTCGAAGCGGAGCACGGCGCTGCCGGGCACCCCCCGCGCTGGAACACCCCAGAAGGACCCAATGGGTGACAGCCTCCAGCGcccatggggtgatggggaacaGGACCCCGATGGGTGAAAGCCTCCAGCACCCATTGGGTGATGGGGAACAGGACCCCGATGGGTGAAAGCCTCCAGCACCCATTGGGTGATGGGGAACAGGACCCCGGGACCCCCGGCTCTGCATGGGATGCTCCCTACCTCCACTCTCGCCGTGTCCCAGGTGCGGGGGGACGATGAGCACCCTCCGCTCCCCTGCGCACATGCCCAGGAGGCCTCTGTTCAGGCCCTCGATCACTTTGTTGGTGCCCAGGGTCACCTCCTGTGGCTTCTCGTAGTCGTGGCTGCAGTGGGCACAGAGGAGACCCCATGGGCACcgtgccccacatcccctgtgCTCCATCCTGCTGTGCCCCCAAACCCTATGTGTTGCCCCATGGCACGGGGCTGCTGCGCCGGTGCCTGTCcttgccccagcccagcaccatcAGGATGTGTCCCAGCACGCACGAGGAGAAGAGCTTGGTGCCATCCATCAGGGAGCAGTTGTAGTGGTAGCGGATGAAGTCCCGGTGGCCGGTGGTGAGGTTGCAGCCCTCCGGCCGGTACAAGGTCTCCATCTCCACCGGGTCCTCAGGGTTGTGGAAGTCAATGACATGGACATCGAAGACGAGCACGGCTGAGCCGGGAATTCTGTCCcctggaagaggaggatgaggagagCTGCGGGAGAGCCGCGGTAAAGGGTAAAGCCattccctgcatccatccctcagCACGTGTTGGTGTCAGCCCTTCCCCTGGCCCCGCAGCACCCAGAGCCCTAGGGATGGTGATGGTCCCACTTGGTCAGAGCTCTCCCCATGGTGTGGGATGCACAGGGCTAAGGAGGGGATGCCACAGCGTGTGCTGCTGGACCTGGTGCTTTACCTGCTCCGTTCTCCCCATAGGCCAGGTGTGGGGGGATGACCACGCGCCGCCTCTCCCCCATGCAGACCCCCTGCAGGCCCTGGTCCATGCCAGGGATGATGTAGCCCTTCCCGATGTAGGTGTTGTACGTGTGGTTCCGGGAGTagctgcagggacacaagcagaGCCTGGTGTGAATCTCAGCCCTGTTCCCACATCCCTTGTCCCAGCCTCTGCCTGGAGCCAAACCCTGTGCAGCAAACAGGGATTGTGCTTTGCAGCCTGGTTTGTGCCCATTCCCACCCTCTCCTCCATCAGTTCTCCAGCTGTTCCATGCTGCTGAgcatggggatggagagggTGGGCTCAGGGATCCCCCCACACCTGGAGTCAAAGAGTGTCCCATCCATCAATGTGCCATTGTAGTGGTAGCGGACGAAGTCCCCGCTCACAGCTCGGCGCTTGCAGGGCTCGGGCACCTCGAGGTGCTCCAGGGAGACCCCGTCCTTGGGGTTGTGGAAGtccaccagcagcacactgaACACCAGTGATGCCTGTGGTGGGATCACGGAGCCTGAGGAGGGGACACGGATCAGCCCCACCGGGGCCCGGGGAAcaggggtgggagggaagggggcGATGCTTGACCCACCATAGCCCTTCTCCCCATAGGCGAGGAACGGGGGGATGATGAtgctcctcttctccccagCACACATGCCCAGCAGCCCCTGGTCCATGCCCTTGATCAGCCAGCCCGTGCCCACGTAGGTGTCGTAGGTGCTGTTCTTGCTGTAGCTGGTGGGGAGGAACAAGAGTGGGGAGGGCTCCAGGCCTGAGCCATGTGGGAAGCTGGTTTGGGATCACGGAGCTGCACCGGCCCTAATGGGGTGCAGGGAGGGAAAGCACCAGGGGAGGCTGCTCTGGCCAGGGCGCAGCGTGAGCCCCCATGCTCAGCATCCCCTGGTCCCTGCCCTCCCAGTGCCCCAGGGCAGAGGCTGCATCCACCTCCAGCGCATCCCAGTGCCTGTACCTGGAGTCGAAGGGGGTCCCGTCCAGCAGTGTGCCATTGTAGTGGTACCGCACGAAGTCCGAGCTCTCCACGGTGCGGTTGCAGTGGGGGGGTCTGGACAAGGGGGTGATCTGCAGCTTGTCCTTCTTGTTCCAGATGTCCAGCATGACCACGTCGAAGTACAAGGTGGCGTCTGGGGGGATCAGCCCCGCTAAAGGGGCAGCAACGAGGACAAAGCAGCTTAGGGCAGGACCCCCACTCCCAGCAAAGCCTATGCAGGGACCCCCAGCCCCACGTACCCACACCGATGCTGCCGTAGCCCAGGTGGGGGGGCACGATGAGGTGACGCCGCTCGTTGACACACATGCCCTGCAGCCCCCGGTCCATGCCTGTGATGAGGCGCCCGACACCCACCACACCGGCCACCGTGGCCCCTCGGTCATAGCTGGGTGAAGGACAGAGCTGTCAGGGGTGCGGGATGGGGCCAAGCCCCcgatgctgctggtgctgggggagctGAGGGCTCAGCACCCAGGGTTTGGGGTGGATCAGGACCCCAGCCATGGGACAGCCTCATGGTgagtccctgtgctgctgcagagcccgCAGCTCAAAACCATTGATGCTGATGGGCTCAATCCTGCGCTGCCTGTGATGGAGCTGCGCACCCAGCACAATGCAGGCAGGGGAGTGCAGGTGGGACCCTCTGGGTGCAAAGGAGGGGGGTGATGCTTCCCGTTGGTACCAAACCCTTTGACACCATCCTCATCCATGGAGCTGGATGCGGCTTTCGGCCACTTCCCAACCCCTTTGCCTACGGCACATTTGGAGCTCTATGGagcaaggagggaaggaaagagccCAGGCCTCATCCTTCCACTGCAAATCTGGCTTTATTTGTAGAGCTGAAAATACTGCAAGAAGCAGTGAAGACAAGGTCCTTTAGCAGGGAATGT harbors:
- the FKBP10 gene encoding peptidyl-prolyl cis-trans isomerase FKBP10, coding for MDPGSFLLLLLLLLLLSILGAPGLGDPGPLEDVVIDRYYIPKICLREAQMGDFIRYHYNGTFKDGKKFDSSYDRGATVAGVVGVGRLITGMDRGLQGMCVNERRHLIVPPHLGYGSIGVAGLIPPDATLYFDVVMLDIWNKKDKLQITPLSRPPHCNRTVESSDFVRYHYNGTLLDGTPFDSSYSKNSTYDTYVGTGWLIKGMDQGLLGMCAGEKRSIIIPPFLAYGEKGYGSVIPPQASLVFSVLLVDFHNPKDGVSLEHLEVPEPCKRRAVSGDFVRYHYNGTLMDGTLFDSSYSRNHTYNTYIGKGYIIPGMDQGLQGVCMGERRRVVIPPHLAYGENGAGDRIPGSAVLVFDVHVIDFHNPEDPVEMETLYRPEGCNLTTGHRDFIRYHYNCSLMDGTKLFSSHDYEKPQEVTLGTNKVIEGLNRGLLGMCAGERRVLIVPPHLGHGESGARGVPGSAVLRFEVELISMEEGVPEGYLFIWHGEPPDGLYEHMDLNKDGEIPAEEFSTFIKTQVAEGKGRLMPSSDPDKVIADMFRNQDRNQDGRITPEELKLKADEDQEKIHEEL
- the NT5C3B gene encoding 7-methylguanosine phosphate-specific 5'-nucleotidase isoform X2; amino-acid sequence: MTLSRFWCHGRRCPTSHNILSDSRVISEDGRKQLKDLLHYYYPIEIDPNRTPEEKQPLMVEWWSRVHELLVQQNIHKEDIAQIVRESGVMLRDGFKEWFDQLHEHNVPLFIFSAGVGDVLEEIIRQANVFHANINVVSNYMDFDENGVLRCFKGPLIHTYNKNNSVLQGTEYFQQLSTRTSIILLGDSMGDLTMADGVPNVENILKIGFLNDKVEERMGKYLDAYDIVLERDETLDVANGILRYILTET
- the NT5C3B gene encoding 7-methylguanosine phosphate-specific 5'-nucleotidase isoform X1 produces the protein MVPELRNASVRIQHPERAAAIIRSLKEQGPSKLQVISDFDMTLSRFWCHGRRCPTSHNILSDSRVISEDGRKQLKDLLHYYYPIEIDPNRTPEEKQPLMVEWWSRVHELLVQQNIHKEDIAQIVRESGVMLRDGFKEWFDQLHEHNVPLFIFSAGVGDVLEEIIRQANVFHANINVVSNYMDFDENGVLRCFKGPLIHTYNKNNSVLQGTEYFQQLSTRTSIILLGDSMGDLTMADGVPNVENILKIGFLNDKVEERMGKYLDAYDIVLERDETLDVANGILRYILTET